TTGTATCAACTcgatgtaataattgtgaattaatAAAATCCTTCCTTTATCAATTTTTTTAGAAATAAAATAATAAGGAATTACACTAATGTATTCATCTAAAATGTTACGCTTACAATGGTTCTGTAAACGTGCAACACTCTGACTTTGAAAGGCATCATTAACTGCACCATTTTTATTCTTGTAAGTTACTCCCTTTGGACTACGACCAGTTTATAAGTTGCAGTTTGACATGCACTGTTTCTCAAGTTACACTTTGACAATTAATTCattttatattatattgtttATCATTATAAGATTATGATTATTGGATCGCAAATTTGATTACAAATCTAATTGCATCAACTATGTATTACAATAGTTAAAAATTATTGGCCAAATGTTGGGTCAATGATTGTAAAGTTTGAATCTAGGTTGTAAAACTGAAGTTAATTGTTGTGGTTTCCAAGAAACTTACCTAGATTTATCAAACGCCTGCAGTCTGAGATGAAAATGTACGGATGTGATACGGTTGCACTTAAGCAGCACTTCGGAAAGAAActtatggagcttgaagaagagaaaaGGGCAGTACAGGTCTGTTAAATTATTTTATTGTACTATAGAAGATCACAACGGAGTGGTATGTTGCTAGACCATGCAAATGAATACTTTTGATCTTACAAAGGAAATTCTGAATAATTTCAGCAAGAGAGGGACAGATTGTTGGCTGAAGTTGAAAGCCTAAATGCTGATGGCCAAACGTATAAACTCCGAGATGCGCAGCTGCAGAAACTAAAATCCCTTGAATCCCAGGTGAATAGCATTTCACATTGCATTTGAAAATTTTTACCTTCTTTGATACTTCTTACTCAACACAATATTGTCTTCAGATTCTAGACCTAAAGAAAAAGCAGGAGAACCAAGTTCAGCTTTTGAAGGAAAAGCAAAAGAGCGATGAAGCTGCTAAGAAACTGCAAGAAGAAATTCATTTTATAAAAGCGCAAAAGGTTCCCTTCCTTTTCTCATCTCTTCTATAATTTTGATTTGTCACTTGTCTCATTCTTCATACATGATAATAATATGAACTCATTTGCATTAATCCAATTATTGATGTTGTCAGGTTCAACTACAACACAAAATTAAACAGGAAGCGGAACAGTTCAGGCAATGGAAAGCTACCCGTGAGAAGGAACTTCTTCAGGTATGAACTATCAATTTTAGTTATTATTGTATACAACCTCATGTATAGTATTCACCAGAACTACTATATGCGAGGTTTTATACTATAATAGTAGTCACCAAAACTAAATGCAAAATGATAATTCAGAAATGTATAATCGATCAACACAAGATTGAGGTTAAACTGATGACCATATGTACTTGCTGATCCATGCTCGTATTTATTTCCTACCGCCCGCTTTAATCTCCAGTAGTTATATAATTATTCAGGCTTTTGACTTAAATTTTTAATAGTTGAAGTAAGACCATTTTAAGAAGCAAGATTCACTAATTCTGCCAATTTGTTCTATAAACAGTTACACAAAGAGGGACGGAGAAATGAGTATGAACGCCACAAGCTTCAAGCACTTAATCAGCGGCAGAAATTGGTCAGTTTCTTTCCTAAAGTGATGACAAAAGAAATGTTGTTCTATGAAaattacaaaagaaaacaaatgaATAAAAAAAGCTTATTACATATTAGGCACTAGCCAATATTTTTACAGTACCTTTTTCCCACAAAACAGCTTCCTTCTAAACACTTTCCTTTAatttttcaaattttcaattcttTTATTCTAAAGCTCCCTTCTAAAACATTTTCATTTTGCATTTCAATTTATTCTAACTGCTAGAGTCGACAAAATTTTGTTTGCAGGTTTTGCAAAGGAAGACTGAAGAGGCTGCTATGGCTACCAAAAGGCTAAAAGAGATACTAGAAGCTAGGAAATCTTCTGCCCGTGACAGTTCTGGTACCTTTCTCTGCATCGTGACATTATGTATTTGTGTATAATAAAAATAGTTTCAATCTAATGGTTCCACTGTTCTCCTTCCCTCTAAACATAGCTGTCACTAATGGTACATCTCCAGGCTCTAACGTAAGATTATCCATACCTAACGTTCTTAAGTTTATTTACACAATTTATACCTAAAGCCATTCTTGATATAACACAGATGAGTGAGAGATCGCTGCAAAAATGGTTTGATCAAGAGCTTGAAGTTATGGTGCATGTGCATGAAGTCCGAAATGAATACGAAAAACAAAGCCAACTGTATGTAACTCTTATTTTTGCTGTCATTATATGGACTTATAGGCTTTATGGATTTTTCACCGGAAGCTTTTTTTTGTTATTGAAGGCGCGCTGCACATGGTGAGGAGCTTGCCATTTTGAAACAAGACGATATACGAGCTGGTGGATCTAGCCCCCAAAGAGGGAAGAATGGAAACACTAGGTGATTGTTATCTCCTCTTTTGTTTGATACTAGGTATCCATTGCTTGTATTTAATTCGCATAAGGAAAAACAGTATACCCATTACACATAGCAAGATGTCCAATGCAGTCCTCTAATACGCTTTGAACATATTTAATCTGCTTCTTATCTTAAGTGACAATTAGGGTATCCAAATACTAATGCATTTTTTACTGCATTTTTATTTCTCAGGACAAATACCTTGTCACCAAATGCAAGACAAGCTAGGATAGCATCACTTGAGAGCATGGTGACAATCTCTTCAAATACTCTTGTTGcaatggcttctcaactctcagAAGCTGAAGAAAGAGAGCGTGCCTTCTCTGGCCGAAGTCGTTGGAATCAATTGCGGTCAATGGGGGAGGCAAAGAGCTTACTGCAGTATATCTTTAATGTTGCTGCTGATGCAAGGttatgtttttgttttttttttgttttggttcTTCATTTCATATTATGACATGACCTATCCCTCTCGAAGTTCTCAACTACTAAAGTTTGGAACTAAAAAATCGTCCCTTAAAAAAGAAATAGATGAAAATCCATTACACTGATGCTTTTTCTTAGAATCTGATACCACTTCAAAGTAGAATGGTTACCTGTTCTCTTAATTTTGTTTGACACCTATTGGGGGAAAAGACTCAACCACGGGAAGATGCCCATGGCTGTTTTGCAAAGCCAAGTTCTTGCCATACTTTTGCCTTAAAAAAATCAGTGATAATCCTCTAAAATGTTAAAATATTGTTTCAGATGCCAAGTAAGGGAGAAGGAAGTGGAGATCAAGGAAATGAAGGAACAAATGACAGAGCTTGTGGGCATTCTTCGACACAGTGAATCATGCAGAAGAGAAATGGAAAAGCAGCTCAAGCAAAGAGAACAGACAGCTCCAATGGCCACTACACCTCCGGTATGATTTCTCCCAGCATCGTGCATGATTTTAACCAATGTTGACGTGCAATCAATATGTACAGTTTAAGCAGGAGAAAATCATTGCTTGTCCTAGGATACAATGATATATAAACGATTCACTTTGACCTTAACAATGTAATATATAAACGATTCATTTTGACCTTaacaatataataaataaaaagcaAAAATGAACATATGACATTAAAGCTACTAATTTCACTGTTACAGAAAAGTGGAAATGGCACGGCAAAGCACTCTGCTGATGACCCCAACACACCACTGTCCCCTGTTGCCGTTCCTGCACAGAAGCAGCTTAAGTATTCTGCTGGTATTGTAAATAGCCCCAGCAAAGGGATTGCTGCGATAAAAAAAGAGCAACTTAAGGTATCTACTAGTATCATATTGTATCTCATCATCATTGTTGCCATCTGTCGCTATTTAATACCTTCATTGACAATTTTTAATGCAGATGGTTCCTATTGCACAGTTGTCTGTGGGGAGGAAAGTTTCAATAGCAGGGCAATCAGGAAAGCTCTGGAGGTGGAAAAGGAGCCATCACCAGTGGCTGCTGCAGTTCAAGTGGAAGTGGCAGAAGCCATGGAACTTGTCTGAGATGATCCGAAACAGTGATGAAACAATCACGAGGATTAGGCCCAGACCTCAACTTCTTCCACATAAACCTCATAAGTGATGTGAAAGGGACTTATTTTTGTCTCAACATGAACTGACACGGTTTGCAAACCTACACAGCTAACTACctgcacaaggtaacaaagcagTTAATACTCCATGAGATCTCCTTCGTGCTTGTTTTTACTGGGCCACGGGATCGACAAGTATGTGTTGATTGGGTGGCTGTTGTCTATGGATGTAAATTCGTGCGTATAAAGTGAGATGTCAACGTAGAGAAAAAAAGTAGTTAGTGGGTGAGTGAGCAGAGTGAATGGGCATTCTTTCATGCAAATACTGAGCACAATGCTTAATGTTTCAGCCTTCTCTGACGGTGACATGTCGATAGTTGGTGTTCGTCTTCATAAAGGAATCTGTCAAAGGAAGGCGCCTTGTAAAGTCTTTCTTGTGCTGTTGTGTGATAGATTTGTGTGAAGGGTATTAACCGAAAGTTGAATGCTTTTTGTGCTCGAGTGATAGTCTattttccccttcttcttttgtTTGTTGATACTAAAGATGAGAGAAGTCAAGTGACATTAATTTGGTTTTGCTAGGAGTATTGTGATGTAATGCAGAGACTTGTTCCCCTATATCAATCCACCCTTTTAATCTATATATTGTGGACTACGGATTGCTGACCAAATGTGAAATCAGGACTTTCATCTTCATGTGCAATGTACCTCTAAAATTGCAGCCAGAAAGCAGCAGCTCTGTTTCTTGCATCATGTACATATATATGTAACATGTTTTCCATGGCTCATCCAACAAATAAGATAATTGTTCGCTAGTCGAGATGTATCAAAACCTTGGAAGTGTTAGAATTGGCCAACTCATTCTATTCCAGGCCCAAAGGGgcaaatatacatgtgtgtacaTATGCAAAGAACCCCTCCAAGTAGAGGGAAAATACAAAGTATATCTATACATCTAACACCCCCCTCAAACTCATGGTGGATCTACAACACTGAGTTTGGAGAGCAAGAATC
Above is a genomic segment from Miscanthus floridulus cultivar M001 chromosome 3, ASM1932011v1, whole genome shotgun sequence containing:
- the LOC136541767 gene encoding kinesin-like protein KIN-4A, coding for MTMEHGEDCCVKVAVHVRPLIGDEKLQGCKDCVAVVPGKPQVQIGSHSFTFDHVYGSTGTPSAAMFDECVAPLVDGLFQGYNATVLAYGQTGSGKTYTMGTACKEGSHMGIIPRAMAALFDKIENLKSQVEFQLRISFIEILKEEVRDLLDPTAATVGKVENGNGHAKLSVPGKPPVQIREASNGVITLAGSTEVHVSTQKEMTACLEQGSLSRATGSTNMNNQSSRSHAIFTITLEQMRKTDPIMTADGMPIEEMNEDYLCAKLHLVDLAGSERAKRTGSDGLRFKEGVHINRGLLALGNVISALGDEKKRKEGAHVPYRDSKLTRLLQDSLGGNSKTVMIACISPADINAEETLNTLKYANRARNIQNKPIVNRNPVADEMKRMRQQIEYLQAELVSARGGVASDDVQGLKERISWLEQTNEDLCRELYDIRSRSQNDPCEPEIQRTLNGFTKSEGLKRSLQSTDPFDVPMTDSVRGNPKDIEDEVAKEWEHTMLQDSLGKELNELNRQLEQKESEMKMYGCDTVALKQHFGKKLMELEEEKRAVQQERDRLLAEVESLNADGQTYKLRDAQLQKLKSLESQILDLKKKQENQVQLLKEKQKSDEAAKKLQEEIHFIKAQKVQLQHKIKQEAEQFRQWKATREKELLQLHKEGRRNEYERHKLQALNQRQKLVLQRKTEEAAMATKRLKEILEARKSSARDSSAVTNGTSPGSNMSERSLQKWFDQELEVMVHVHEVRNEYEKQSQLRAAHGEELAILKQDDIRAGGSSPQRGKNGNTRTNTLSPNARQARIASLESMVTISSNTLVAMASQLSEAEERERAFSGRSRWNQLRSMGEAKSLLQYIFNVAADARCQVREKEVEIKEMKEQMTELVGILRHSESCRREMEKQLKQREQTAPMATTPPKSGNGTAKHSADDPNTPLSPVAVPAQKQLKYSAGIVNSPSKGIAAIKKEQLKMVPIAQLSVGRKVSIAGQSGKLWRWKRSHHQWLLQFKWKWQKPWNLSEMIRNSDETITRIRPRPQLLPHKPHK